A single region of the Acidobacteriota bacterium genome encodes:
- a CDS encoding CPBP family intramembrane metalloprotease: MTLPTVASLAYFVWLEGTAWVAPVYLGAKVLQFAGPVAALGILLAAATGPSRPGHSVALGLGTGIAGAAFTWLCYVVFFRGGEMAATAAEAITVKLADFHLDTLSRYVVAALLISFLHSWLEEVYWRAFVYGRLCRLTSARWSLLIGAAGFAAHHVVVIAVYLGDASVIVLALMSLPVFLGGALWCQLYRTTGNRLLAPWISHICLDLAIMAVGYDLVFAG; encoded by the coding sequence ATGACCCTGCCGACAGTCGCCTCGCTCGCCTACTTCGTCTGGTTGGAGGGTACGGCCTGGGTCGCGCCCGTCTACCTCGGCGCCAAGGTACTGCAATTCGCCGGGCCCGTAGCGGCCTTGGGGATCCTGCTGGCGGCCGCGACAGGGCCCTCGCGACCCGGACATTCCGTGGCCCTCGGGCTGGGCACCGGGATCGCCGGAGCAGCCTTCACCTGGCTCTGCTACGTCGTCTTTTTTCGTGGCGGCGAGATGGCCGCCACCGCGGCCGAGGCGATCACCGTCAAGCTGGCGGACTTCCACCTCGACACCCTGAGCCGCTACGTCGTCGCGGCGCTTCTCATCAGCTTCCTCCACTCCTGGCTGGAGGAGGTGTACTGGCGGGCGTTCGTCTATGGGCGGCTATGCCGCCTGACCTCAGCCAGATGGTCCTTGCTGATCGGCGCCGCGGGCTTCGCGGCCCACCATGTCGTGGTCATCGCGGTGTACCTGGGCGACGCATCGGTCATCGTTCTGGCCCTCATGTCCCTACCTGTCTTCCTGGGCGGCGCCCTGTGGTGCCAGCTCTACCGCACCACGGGAAACCGCCTTTTGGCTCCCTGGATCAGCCACATCTGCCTCGATCTCGCCATCATGGCGGTGGGCTACGACCTGGTCTTCGCCGGTTGA
- a CDS encoding YicC family protein, whose amino-acid sequence MTGIGEATEQRGPCRVTVTARSVNHRYLDFAIRLRAQFRLLEPELRAVVAARIRRGRVELGVEIETVPDAPTAELCDETADALQRTARRWRRRGLVASDLSAGELLSAVRGSRPEVVPPVMGMEERELAVRVSRRAVAALVAEREREGQVLEDALRGHLSELRRNVEALAARRREVVDRAPDELERRVRELLGGHGAGDTSGAGLDPARLVQEVALLIERGDTAEELERLGGHLDGFETAMAEEGAVGRRLDFLTQEILRELNTVGSKCRDLTMQRAVVEGKVLCEQLREQVQNIE is encoded by the coding sequence ATGACCGGGATCGGGGAGGCGACGGAGCAGAGAGGCCCCTGCCGCGTGACCGTCACGGCGCGGTCCGTAAACCACCGTTACCTCGACTTCGCGATTCGACTGCGGGCGCAGTTCCGGCTCCTGGAGCCGGAACTGCGCGCGGTGGTCGCTGCAAGGATCCGGCGCGGCCGGGTCGAGCTGGGAGTCGAGATCGAGACCGTCCCCGACGCCCCGACCGCCGAGCTGTGCGACGAGACGGCGGATGCCCTGCAGCGGACCGCCCGTCGCTGGCGGCGCCGGGGTCTCGTTGCCTCGGACCTCAGTGCTGGTGAACTGCTGTCGGCCGTGCGCGGTTCGCGGCCGGAGGTGGTGCCGCCGGTCATGGGAATGGAGGAACGGGAACTCGCGGTGCGGGTCAGCCGGCGTGCCGTGGCTGCCCTGGTGGCCGAACGCGAACGCGAGGGACAAGTCCTGGAAGACGCGCTTCGCGGCCATCTCTCCGAGCTGCGCCGCAACGTGGAGGCACTTGCCGCGCGCCGTAGAGAGGTTGTTGATCGAGCCCCGGACGAACTGGAGAGGCGGGTGCGCGAACTGCTCGGAGGACACGGGGCGGGGGACACGTCAGGCGCCGGACTGGACCCTGCGCGCCTGGTTCAGGAGGTGGCCCTGCTGATCGAACGGGGCGACACGGCGGAGGAACTGGAACGACTCGGCGGCCACCTGGACGGCTTCGAGACGGCGATGGCCGAAGAGGGGGCGGTGGGACGGCGCCTGGACTTCCTCACCCAGGAGATCCTGCGCGAGCTGAACACGGTCGGGTCGAAGTGCCGTGATCTGACGATGCAGCGGGCTGTCGTCGAGGGTAAGGTGCTCTGCGAGCAGTTGCGGGAGCAGGTGCAGAACATCGAATGA
- a CDS encoding cysteine synthase family protein yields the protein MADVYEDVSEAIGGTPMVRLRRSVKTTGRGIEVFAKLEYLNPMGSVKDRVARYLVDRALASGTLSPGGLVIEASSGNTAMGLAMMATNRGLRCRAVVRRQTSREKLDCLRALGVELVLVDGDLPPEHPESYNRKARSLVAACPDAFFPDQHNNRENNQCHYEMTAPEIWRQMDGRIDVFVGGIGTGGTVSGVGRYLKERDPKIEVVAVDVEGSVFSRHFAALSGSDDDSAPPGRYLLEGLGDEEIIDCPEFEVFDRMLQVSDSEAFLTARELARDEAMLVGGSSGAALWGVREILPGLQPGARVVTLFPDSGTRYLSTIYNDDWLREQGLPTARE from the coding sequence ATGGCTGACGTCTACGAGGATGTGAGCGAGGCGATCGGCGGCACCCCCATGGTGCGTCTGCGCCGCTCGGTGAAGACCACTGGGCGCGGGATCGAGGTCTTCGCGAAGCTCGAGTACCTCAACCCGATGGGCAGCGTGAAGGACCGCGTGGCACGGTACCTCGTGGACCGGGCCCTGGCCTCGGGGACCCTCTCGCCGGGTGGCTTGGTGATCGAGGCGTCGTCGGGCAACACGGCGATGGGATTGGCGATGATGGCGACGAACAGGGGGCTTCGCTGCCGGGCGGTTGTTCGCCGTCAGACCAGCCGGGAAAAGCTGGATTGCCTTCGAGCCCTCGGCGTCGAACTGGTCCTCGTGGACGGCGATCTGCCTCCGGAACACCCTGAGTCGTACAACCGCAAGGCGCGGAGCCTGGTGGCTGCGTGCCCCGACGCCTTCTTTCCCGATCAGCACAACAACCGGGAGAACAACCAGTGCCACTACGAGATGACCGCTCCCGAGATCTGGCGTCAGATGGACGGACGCATCGACGTCTTCGTCGGCGGCATCGGCACTGGCGGAACGGTCTCCGGCGTGGGCCGGTACCTCAAGGAGCGGGACCCGAAGATCGAGGTGGTCGCGGTCGATGTCGAAGGTTCCGTGTTCAGCCGCCACTTCGCGGCTCTCTCGGGGTCGGACGACGACTCGGCGCCTCCCGGCCGGTACCTTCTCGAAGGCCTTGGCGACGAGGAGATCATCGACTGCCCGGAGTTCGAGGTGTTCGACCGGATGCTCCAGGTGAGTGACTCGGAGGCGTTCCTGACCGCCCGCGAACTCGCGCGGGATGAGGCGATGCTCGTGGGCGGCTCGAGCGGCGCCGCGCTCTGGGGAGTGCGCGAGATTCTGCCCGGGCTACAGCCCGGCGCCCGGGTTGTCACCCTCTTCCCGGATTCGGGCACCCGCTACCTGAGCACGATCTACAACGATGACTGGCTCCGCGAGCAGGGCTTGCCGACGGCGCGCGAGTAG
- the rpoZ gene encoding DNA-directed RNA polymerase subunit omega, whose translation MARFPEKVDSKFRFVLLAARRAEQLIRGAQERMPRESPKFARHAMSEMERDLVEWDFGEAPESSEPDSAGDGNPQPGDDAFGQRSTVN comes from the coding sequence ATGGCCCGTTTTCCTGAGAAAGTAGACAGCAAGTTCCGTTTCGTCCTTCTGGCCGCGCGCCGAGCCGAGCAGTTGATCCGGGGCGCCCAGGAACGCATGCCCAGGGAGAGCCCGAAGTTCGCCCGTCATGCGATGAGCGAGATGGAGCGCGACCTCGTCGAGTGGGACTTCGGCGAGGCGCCCGAGTCTTCGGAACCGGATAGCGCCGGGGACGGCAACCCGCAGCCTGGGGACGATGCCTTCGGGCAGCGAAGTACAGTCAACTAG
- a CDS encoding uracil-DNA glycosylase — protein sequence MTRLPLSVGQELGLLRELGFEDAYPPRRTGGVPEVVEDRSECLKAVAAEAQACTACRLCEQRNTVVFGDGDANADLMFVGEGPGYNEDRQGLPFVGRAGQLLNRIIRAIDLRREDVYITNVVKCRPPNNRDPQPDETAACRSFLDRQVELIAPRVVVALGRVAAQQLLQTRDSLGRLRGRWHEVAGVPVRVTYHPAFLLRDPSFKRAAWEDMQLVRDRLLDRAEDG from the coding sequence GTGACGCGACTTCCGCTCTCCGTGGGCCAGGAACTCGGCCTGCTGCGAGAGCTCGGTTTCGAGGATGCCTATCCGCCCCGGCGGACGGGGGGAGTCCCGGAAGTTGTGGAGGACCGCTCGGAATGCCTGAAGGCGGTAGCGGCCGAGGCCCAGGCCTGTACCGCTTGCCGGCTGTGCGAGCAGCGCAACACGGTCGTGTTCGGCGACGGTGACGCGAATGCGGACCTGATGTTCGTCGGCGAGGGACCCGGTTACAACGAGGATCGGCAGGGCCTGCCCTTCGTGGGTCGTGCCGGCCAGCTCCTGAACCGGATCATCCGTGCGATCGATCTGCGGCGCGAGGACGTCTACATCACCAACGTGGTCAAGTGCCGGCCTCCGAACAATCGGGATCCGCAGCCCGACGAGACCGCGGCCTGCCGCTCGTTCCTGGACCGGCAGGTGGAACTCATCGCGCCCCGGGTGGTCGTCGCTCTGGGCCGTGTCGCGGCGCAGCAACTGCTGCAGACCCGGGACTCCCTGGGCCGCCTTCGCGGGCGCTGGCACGAGGTGGCGGGGGTTCCGGTGCGTGTGACCTACCATCCGGCGTTTCTGCTGCGGGATCCGTCGTTCAAGCGGGCCGCCTGGGAGGACATGCAGCTCGTCCGGGATCGCCTGCTGGACAGAGCTGAAGATGGCTGA
- a CDS encoding 30S ribosomal protein S1 produces the protein MEPTEEHTSDALPGEAQAPDTDNLSYEQLVEMYDDSMRHLNEGEIVPGKVIAITSNDVVVDVGYKSEGLVPIHEFTSRNDELQVSVGDDVEVLLEQTEGADGHVMLSKVKAERMRIWAQVENSFKEGKVITGRVIDRIKGGLTVDVGLRAFLPGSLVDIKPVKYLESFKGEELEFKVISLDRRRNNIVLSRRAVLEKEYAKKKAETLTKLKEGARLPGVVKNITDYGVFVDLGGIDGLLHITDISWGRVNHPSEHFGVGDEVEVVVLRFDPETERVSLGFKQTTEDPWTLVDKKYPLGSRVRGRVVSLVDYGAFVELEEGVEGLVHVSEMSWTKKVVPPSKIVSVGQEVEAIVSELDMQQRRISLSLRQVESNPWEDLAARFPVGTIVEGRVRNLTEFGAFVEITEEIDGLVHVSDMSWTKRVKHPSEVLAKGDAVRARITNIDVTGQRVSLSIKDFLPNEWQDFVDGNRVGDDIVGRVVNVTDFGLFIDVYDGLEGLAHVSEVDIPGGKLEDHYKIGEFLRARILRIEDEDKKVGLSLRGVVELTDEEADELAAEREQKLAAATAAAMAAEEPEEPEETVEGAAAEEPAQAEEGVEEAEEAVETVAEDVEAEEAAEAVAEAEEAEEVAAEAEEAEEVVAEPEEAEEAPEVEAAGAEVEPPAETEEAGGGEEAPAAEGSSEKD, from the coding sequence ATGGAACCCACCGAAGAACACACGTCCGACGCGCTTCCCGGCGAAGCGCAGGCGCCCGATACAGACAACCTCTCCTATGAGCAACTCGTCGAGATGTACGACGACAGCATGCGTCATCTCAACGAGGGAGAGATCGTCCCCGGCAAGGTGATCGCGATCACATCGAACGATGTCGTCGTGGATGTCGGCTACAAGTCCGAAGGCCTGGTGCCGATCCACGAATTCACCTCCCGGAACGACGAACTCCAGGTCAGCGTCGGCGACGACGTGGAAGTGCTGCTCGAACAGACAGAGGGCGCCGACGGCCATGTGATGCTCTCCAAGGTCAAGGCCGAGCGCATGCGGATCTGGGCGCAGGTCGAGAACAGCTTCAAGGAGGGCAAGGTGATCACGGGCCGGGTGATCGACCGGATCAAGGGGGGCCTTACGGTCGATGTCGGTCTGCGGGCGTTCCTGCCGGGTTCGCTGGTGGACATCAAGCCGGTCAAGTACCTGGAGTCGTTCAAGGGCGAGGAACTCGAGTTCAAGGTGATCAGCCTGGACCGCCGGCGCAACAACATCGTGCTGTCGCGGCGCGCCGTGCTCGAGAAGGAGTACGCGAAGAAGAAGGCCGAAACCCTGACCAAGCTGAAGGAGGGGGCTCGGCTGCCGGGCGTGGTCAAGAACATCACGGACTACGGCGTGTTCGTCGACCTGGGTGGCATCGACGGCCTGCTCCACATCACGGACATCTCCTGGGGCCGGGTGAACCATCCGTCGGAGCACTTCGGGGTCGGCGACGAAGTGGAGGTCGTCGTGCTTCGTTTCGACCCGGAAACCGAGCGTGTCTCGCTCGGCTTCAAGCAGACCACCGAGGATCCGTGGACCCTGGTCGACAAGAAGTACCCGCTCGGTTCGCGGGTCCGCGGCCGGGTCGTCAGCCTCGTCGACTACGGCGCCTTCGTGGAGTTGGAGGAGGGTGTCGAGGGCCTGGTGCACGTCAGCGAGATGTCGTGGACGAAGAAGGTCGTGCCGCCGTCCAAGATCGTCAGCGTCGGCCAGGAGGTCGAGGCGATCGTGTCGGAGCTCGACATGCAGCAGCGTCGAATCAGCCTGTCCCTCCGCCAGGTGGAGTCGAACCCGTGGGAGGATCTCGCGGCGCGCTTCCCGGTCGGCACGATCGTCGAGGGCCGGGTGCGGAACCTGACCGAGTTCGGCGCCTTCGTCGAGATCACGGAGGAGATCGACGGCCTCGTCCATGTCTCGGACATGAGCTGGACGAAGCGCGTGAAGCACCCCAGCGAGGTGCTCGCGAAGGGCGATGCCGTTCGCGCCCGGATCACGAACATCGATGTCACCGGACAGCGGGTGTCCCTGTCGATCAAGGACTTCCTTCCCAACGAGTGGCAGGATTTCGTGGACGGCAACCGCGTCGGCGACGACATCGTGGGCCGGGTGGTCAACGTGACCGACTTCGGGCTGTTCATCGACGTTTACGACGGGCTGGAGGGACTGGCGCACGTCAGCGAGGTCGACATCCCGGGCGGCAAGCTCGAGGACCACTACAAGATCGGCGAGTTCCTCCGCGCCCGCATTCTCCGCATCGAGGACGAGGACAAGAAGGTCGGTCTCAGCCTGCGCGGCGTGGTCGAGTTGACCGACGAAGAGGCGGACGAGTTGGCGGCGGAGCGGGAACAGAAGCTCGCGGCGGCTACGGCGGCGGCCATGGCGGCCGAAGAGCCCGAGGAGCCGGAAGAGACCGTCGAGGGGGCCGCGGCCGAGGAGCCTGCGCAGGCTGAAGAGGGTGTCGAGGAGGCCGAGGAGGCTGTGGAGACCGTCGCGGAGGACGTGGAAGCCGAGGAAGCCGCGGAGGCCGTTGCCGAGGCCGAGGAAGCTGAGGAGGTCGCCGCCGAGGCCGAGGAAGCTGAGGAAGTCGTTGCCGAGCCCGAAGAAGCTGAGGAGGCTCCGGAAGTGGAGGCCGCCGGAGCAGAGGTGGAGCCGCCCGCGGAGACCGAAGAGGCCGGGGGCGGGGAGGAGGCGCCCGCCGCGGAGGGTTCGTCGGAAAAGGACTAG
- a CDS encoding integration host factor subunit beta — protein sequence MTKAHLVEEVARSTDLTKKDAEVIVSTVLESIVDSLKDGDKIELRGFGSFRIRERGSRIGRNPKTGARVDVPSKKIPYFKPGKELKELLNSDE from the coding sequence ATGACCAAGGCTCACCTGGTCGAGGAAGTGGCGCGTAGCACCGACTTGACGAAGAAAGACGCCGAGGTCATCGTGAGCACGGTGCTGGAGAGCATCGTCGACTCCTTGAAGGACGGAGACAAGATCGAACTCCGGGGCTTCGGGAGTTTTCGTATCCGCGAGCGCGGTTCCAGGATTGGGCGCAACCCGAAGACCGGCGCCCGGGTTGACGTTCCTTCCAAGAAGATCCCCTACTTCAAGCCTGGCAAGGAACTCAAGGAACTCCTGAACTCCGACGAGTAG
- the gmk gene encoding guanylate kinase, which translates to MTGGTARGELFILSAPSGAGKTTLVHRAMELVAGVEFSISHATRPPRENEEDGVDYHFVALETFEAMVAEDRFLEWAEVHGNRYGTSVDEVLPRIERGMDVLLDIDVQGAAQVMATGGVEGRLGTAVHSVFVMPPSPEALVARLRGRDLDEAPAIRQRLQGALDELGRVRDYDYVIVNDRAEVASETLAAIILEKRQRRERMRERVRRVLADFHAHGPFS; encoded by the coding sequence ATGACTGGGGGCACGGCGAGAGGAGAGTTGTTCATACTCTCGGCGCCGTCCGGCGCCGGCAAGACGACGCTCGTGCATCGGGCGATGGAGCTCGTCGCCGGGGTCGAATTCTCGATCAGCCACGCGACGCGCCCCCCGCGCGAGAACGAGGAAGACGGCGTCGACTACCACTTCGTGGCTCTGGAGACGTTCGAGGCCATGGTGGCGGAAGATCGGTTCTTGGAGTGGGCGGAGGTTCACGGCAACCGCTACGGAACATCGGTCGACGAGGTCTTGCCGCGAATCGAGAGGGGAATGGACGTCCTGCTGGACATCGACGTGCAGGGAGCGGCGCAGGTCATGGCCACCGGCGGCGTCGAGGGCCGGTTGGGTACGGCGGTCCATAGTGTCTTCGTCATGCCCCCGAGCCCGGAGGCGCTGGTGGCGCGGCTGCGTGGACGCGACCTGGACGAGGCCCCGGCCATCCGGCAGCGACTTCAGGGTGCGCTCGATGAACTGGGGCGGGTGCGCGACTATGACTATGTTATTGTCAACGACCGCGCCGAGGTGGCCAGCGAGACCCTGGCGGCCATCATTCTCGAGAAACGACAGCGAAGGGAGCGGATGCGGGAGCGCGTACGCCGCGTTCTCGCGGACTTTCATGCACATGGCCCGTTTTCCTGA
- the coaBC gene encoding bifunctional phosphopantothenoylcysteine decarboxylase/phosphopantothenate--cysteine ligase CoaBC: protein MPSGSEVQSTRAAPARAAQGRVLLGISGGIAAYKGAYLVRRLRERGIAVRCAPTLAAESFVSPLTLEVLSGERVYGQSYLSRDGGVDGAELHVEAARWADLLCVAPATANTLARLALGLADDFLSTTALMFEGPVVVAPAMHDAMWRKPQVGAQVEALRNRGAEIVGPVEGALASGERGWGRMAEPEAIVDAVCRALALPDDGATSPVGPLGGKRVVVTAGPTFEAIDPVRFLGNRSSGRMGFALARQAALRGAEVVLVAGPVSRGTPDGVRRIDVVSAVEMEAALAETAPAADLIVMAAAVADYRPLGCADQKLKKSGADGLVLKLEQNPDLLAGLATVAPQAVRVGFAAETECLESSAQGKLKAKQAHWIVANDVSRPDIGFESPDNEVVVFGRRDAPVRFAKQPKDELAGRLLELFAGDLAGEVGTGESS from the coding sequence ATGCCTTCGGGCAGCGAAGTACAGTCAACTAGAGCCGCGCCTGCACGGGCTGCCCAGGGCAGGGTCCTTCTTGGCATAAGCGGCGGGATCGCCGCCTACAAGGGCGCCTACCTCGTCCGGAGGCTTCGGGAGCGGGGGATCGCCGTACGTTGCGCGCCGACTTTGGCGGCGGAGAGCTTCGTGTCGCCGCTGACTCTCGAGGTGCTGAGCGGCGAACGGGTCTACGGCCAGAGCTACCTTTCGCGTGACGGCGGTGTGGACGGCGCCGAACTTCATGTCGAGGCGGCGCGGTGGGCCGATCTGCTCTGCGTTGCGCCGGCGACCGCCAACACGCTGGCCCGTCTGGCTCTCGGTTTGGCGGATGACTTCCTGAGCACGACGGCTCTCATGTTCGAGGGACCCGTGGTCGTCGCACCCGCGATGCACGACGCGATGTGGCGCAAACCGCAGGTCGGCGCTCAGGTCGAGGCGCTGAGGAACCGCGGAGCCGAGATCGTGGGGCCGGTCGAGGGCGCGCTGGCTTCGGGCGAACGGGGCTGGGGGCGCATGGCGGAGCCGGAGGCGATTGTGGACGCCGTTTGCCGAGCGTTGGCGCTCCCGGACGACGGAGCGACCTCGCCGGTGGGTCCTCTGGGTGGCAAGCGGGTGGTCGTCACAGCCGGTCCGACCTTCGAGGCGATCGATCCGGTGCGCTTCCTCGGCAATCGGTCGAGCGGCCGCATGGGCTTCGCCCTGGCGCGTCAGGCAGCGCTTCGTGGCGCGGAGGTCGTTCTCGTGGCCGGACCCGTGAGCCGGGGAACCCCCGACGGCGTGCGGCGGATCGATGTCGTGTCAGCGGTGGAGATGGAGGCGGCGCTCGCGGAGACGGCGCCGGCCGCGGACCTCATCGTGATGGCTGCTGCGGTCGCCGACTACCGGCCCCTCGGGTGCGCGGACCAGAAGCTCAAGAAGTCCGGCGCCGACGGTCTGGTTCTCAAGCTCGAGCAGAACCCCGATCTACTCGCCGGTCTGGCGACGGTGGCGCCCCAGGCCGTGCGGGTCGGCTTTGCGGCTGAGACCGAGTGCCTCGAGAGTTCGGCGCAGGGCAAGCTGAAAGCGAAGCAGGCACACTGGATCGTCGCCAACGACGTATCGCGGCCGGACATCGGCTTCGAGTCGCCGGACAACGAAGTGGTCGTCTTCGGCCGGCGGGACGCTCCGGTTCGCTTCGCGAAGCAGCCGAAGGACGAACTGGCCGGCCGCCTGCTGGAGCTGTTTGCGGGCGATCTGGCCGGCGAAGTCGGCACGGGCGAGAGTTCGTGA
- the lpxB gene encoding lipid-A-disaccharide synthase, whose product MVAGRADSLSPGSLIEGSPAVLISAGEASGDHHAARMMEAARRLTGDGGRIRFFGLGGDAMATAGLEPVAHSDEVAVVGIFEVLRELPRIRRVFRRLLRAVEERRPELAVLVDFPDFNLRLARRLRRQGVPVLYYVSPQVWAWRRRRVAAIARLVKRMLVLFPFEVDVYRGLELEVEHVGHPLVDEVPEFASVWEQEADLPARARVALLPGSRNSEVRRILPPMLRAAATLASEGRDADDGLGRDGARVRLILAPTVDAGLVDRLVAASPLARQNLEIVRSGRFAALAGSHLALCASGTATLEVGLLGTPMVVVYRVSPLTGLIGRWLVDLPFISLVNLVLGRRVVPELLQGEAGAIQMAATARDLLSERSRVDSMRADLAELRPALGASGASERAARSLLRELGAVRESREGGRP is encoded by the coding sequence ATGGTCGCCGGCCGCGCCGATTCCCTGAGCCCGGGCTCGCTGATCGAGGGCAGCCCGGCCGTTCTGATCTCCGCCGGTGAGGCCTCCGGCGACCATCACGCGGCGCGAATGATGGAGGCCGCACGTCGCCTGACCGGGGACGGGGGCCGGATCAGGTTCTTCGGACTCGGCGGCGACGCGATGGCCACCGCGGGCCTGGAGCCGGTCGCGCATAGCGACGAGGTAGCGGTTGTGGGCATCTTCGAGGTTCTGCGGGAGCTGCCGCGGATTCGGCGGGTCTTCCGGCGGCTGCTGCGGGCGGTCGAGGAACGTCGACCCGAGTTGGCGGTGCTGGTCGACTTCCCGGACTTCAACCTGCGTCTGGCGCGGCGCCTCCGCCGGCAGGGCGTACCGGTGCTCTACTACGTCTCGCCGCAGGTCTGGGCCTGGCGCCGCCGCCGGGTGGCAGCGATCGCGCGCCTCGTGAAGCGCATGCTGGTCCTCTTTCCCTTCGAAGTCGACGTGTACCGGGGTCTCGAACTCGAGGTGGAGCATGTCGGCCATCCCCTGGTCGACGAAGTGCCCGAGTTCGCGTCCGTCTGGGAGCAGGAGGCGGATCTGCCGGCTCGGGCAAGGGTGGCCCTGTTGCCGGGGTCGCGGAACAGCGAGGTTCGGCGGATCCTGCCGCCGATGCTGCGGGCCGCGGCCACGCTGGCGTCGGAGGGGCGCGATGCGGACGACGGTTTGGGCCGCGACGGCGCGCGGGTTCGCCTGATCCTTGCCCCCACGGTGGATGCCGGCCTCGTCGATCGACTGGTTGCAGCGAGTCCGCTTGCGCGCCAGAACCTGGAGATCGTGCGCTCAGGGCGGTTTGCGGCATTGGCCGGCTCCCATCTCGCTCTCTGTGCTTCCGGTACCGCGACCCTGGAGGTGGGCCTCCTGGGCACTCCGATGGTCGTGGTCTACCGTGTGTCGCCGCTGACGGGTCTCATCGGCCGGTGGTTGGTCGACCTGCCGTTCATCAGCCTCGTCAACCTGGTTCTCGGTCGCCGGGTCGTTCCGGAGCTGCTGCAGGGCGAGGCCGGTGCGATCCAGATGGCGGCGACAGCGCGGGATCTCCTTTCGGAACGGTCCCGCGTGGACAGCATGCGGGCCGACCTGGCCGAACTCCGGCCGGCGCTCGGAGCGTCCGGAGCCAGCGAGCGGGCGGCCCGCAGCCTCCTTCGGGAGCTCGGTGCGGTCAGGGAATCGCGGGAAGGGGGTCGACCCTGA
- a CDS encoding glycosyltransferase — MALRILFLTQTYPRWPGDGAGPFIRELARGLVRHGDLVTVLAPRAEGVRPSWIDDGVEVRTFPYAPRRLEVLGYGRSLAADERVRPGAGLAAPLYLRAAASAVARLLAREAYDLLHAHWLVPNGLAALWPGVRKRGALIAAGLHGSDVFLAEKALVRPAIRRALRRCELLTGCSPELVERVVKLGYRDKPCHVIPYGVDVDVFCPAAEAADPASTGDWRQRLEIPGRAKVLLGVGRLATKKGFHVLVDVLPRLLAEFDDLYAVIAGGGDQVAALRSAVSAWEPRNAARLRFPGPVAHDDLPGLYRSADLFVLPAVHDPQGNVDGLPNVILEALASGLPVVSSAISGIPLAIESGVEGLLVPEQDRNALSDAIAELLRSPERRLRMGARARARAVSHLTWDQVAAAYRDAYLEALSKRQRP, encoded by the coding sequence GGCGCCGGACCCTTCATCCGGGAACTGGCCCGCGGCCTGGTCCGCCACGGCGACCTGGTCACGGTGCTCGCGCCTCGCGCGGAGGGCGTCCGTCCGTCCTGGATCGACGACGGCGTCGAGGTCCGGACATTCCCCTACGCCCCTCGAAGGCTGGAGGTACTTGGCTACGGCCGCAGCCTGGCCGCGGACGAGCGCGTCCGGCCCGGAGCCGGACTGGCGGCGCCGCTCTATCTGCGCGCAGCCGCCTCGGCCGTCGCCCGCCTTCTCGCCCGCGAAGCGTACGACCTGCTGCACGCGCACTGGCTGGTGCCGAACGGACTGGCGGCGCTGTGGCCGGGCGTCCGCAAGCGAGGCGCCCTGATCGCCGCGGGCCTGCACGGCAGCGATGTCTTTCTGGCCGAAAAGGCCCTGGTGCGTCCGGCGATCCGGCGCGCCCTGAGGCGCTGCGAACTCCTGACCGGCTGCTCGCCGGAACTCGTCGAGCGCGTCGTGAAGCTGGGTTACCGGGACAAGCCCTGCCACGTCATCCCCTACGGCGTCGACGTCGACGTCTTTTGTCCCGCCGCCGAGGCCGCTGACCCGGCGAGCACCGGCGACTGGCGTCAGCGGCTCGAAATCCCCGGCCGCGCCAAGGTCCTGCTCGGTGTTGGCAGGCTGGCGACGAAGAAGGGCTTCCACGTTCTGGTCGACGTCCTGCCCCGGCTTCTGGCCGAGTTCGACGACCTGTACGCCGTCATCGCGGGCGGCGGCGACCAGGTGGCCGCGCTGCGGTCCGCCGTATCGGCATGGGAACCGCGAAACGCCGCGCGCCTTCGTTTCCCCGGTCCCGTCGCCCACGACGACCTGCCTGGCCTGTACCGCAGCGCCGACCTCTTCGTGCTACCCGCGGTCCACGACCCGCAGGGCAACGTCGACGGCCTGCCCAACGTGATCCTCGAAGCCCTGGCCAGCGGTCTGCCCGTAGTCTCCAGCGCGATTTCGGGTATCCCCCTCGCGATCGAGTCCGGAGTCGAGGGACTGCTCGTACCGGAACAGGACCGCAACGCCCTCAGCGACGCGATCGCCGAACTCCTGCGCTCTCCGGAGCGCCGCCTCCGGATGGGCGCCAGAGCCCGCGCCCGGGCCGTTTCGCACCTGACCTGGGACCAGGTCGCCGCCGCGTATCGCGACGCCTACCTGGAGGCCCTGTCCAAGCGCCAACGACCATGA